The Neofelis nebulosa isolate mNeoNeb1 chromosome 16, mNeoNeb1.pri, whole genome shotgun sequence genome includes a window with the following:
- the SCRN2 gene encoding secernin-2 isoform X1, whose protein sequence is MASWSSDTPCSCDCFVSVPPASAIPAVIFAKNSDRPRDEVQEVVFVPAGTHAPGSRLQCTYIEVEQVSRTHAVILSRPSWLWGAEMGANEHGVCIGNEAVWTKEPVGEGEALLGMDLLRFFCVTWASLGAFRPLELPSPATDAAFPFRASLHARLALERSSSALEALRVITDLLAHYGQGGSCREDPTPFCYHNTFLLADRTEAWVLETAGRLWAAQRIQEGARNISNQLSVGTDISAEHADLRTRALAQGWWDGQSTFDFAQVFSLTQQPVRMEAAKARFRAGQQLLQQQQGGITAEVMMGILRNKESGICMDSGGFRTTASMVSILPRDPTQPCVHFLTATPDPSRSVFKPFIFGAGAAQAPQVLSPTFGARDPVRTQPRFQTQVDRRHTLYLRHQVALGLIESEQDRGQQLRQKQRDLEQEGLEAARRLLAGEQVPPPQELGGLFQAFVERESQVYA, encoded by the exons aTGGCTTCGTGGAGCTCTGACACCCCGTGTTCCTGCGATTGCTTTGTTTCCGTGCCCCCGGCCTCGGCCATCCCAGCTGTGATCTTTGCCAAGAATTCCGACCGACCGCGGGACGAGGTGCAGGAGGTGGTGTTTGTACCAGCAGGCACTCATGCCCCTGGCAGCCGGCTCCAG TGCACCTACATTGAGGTGGAACAGGTGTCAAGGACTCACGCTGTAATCCTGAGCCGCCCTTCTTGGCTGTGGGGGGCTGAGATGGGCGCCAATGAGCATGGTGTCTGCATTGGCAATGAGGCAGTGTGGACCAAGGAGCCAGTTGGAGAGGGGGAAGCCCTACTAGGCATGGACCTACTCAG ATTTTTTTGTGTGACTTGGGCCTCTCTGGGCGCCTTCCGTCCATTGGAGCTTCCGTCACCAGCCACTGACGCTGCGTTCCCCTTCCGTGCATCCCTTCATGCCAGGCTGGCTTTGGAACGGAGCAGCTCTGCCCTGGAGGCCTTGCGTGTGATCACAGACTTGCTGGCGCACTACGGGCAAGGGGGCAGCTGCCGGGAGGACCCCACACCGTTCTGCTACCACAACACATTCCTGCTGGCTGACCGGACTGAGGCGTGGGTGCTAGAGACGGCAGGGAGGCTCTGGGCTGCACAGAGGATCCAGG AAGGGGCCCGTAACATCTCCAACCAGTTGAGCGTAGGCACGGACATCTCGGCCGAGCACGCAGACCTTCGGACCCGTGCCCTGGCCCAGGGCTGGTGGGATGGGCAGAGCACTTTTGACTTCGCTCAGGTCTTCTCCCTGACCCAGCAGCCTGTGCGCATGGAGGCTGCCAAAGCCCGCTTCCGGGCCGGGCAACAGCttctgcagcagcagcaag GGGGCATCACGGCAGAGGTGATGATGGGCATCCTCAGGAACAAGGAGAGCGGCATCTGTATGGACTCTGGAGGCTTTCGCACCACGGCCAGCATGGTGTCCATCCTGCCCCGGGATCCCACACAGCCCTGCGTCCACTTCCTCACCGCTACTCCAGACCCATCCAG GTCGGTGTTCAAACCTTTCATCTTCGGGGCGGGGGCGGCCCAGGCCCCCCAGGTGCTGTCCCCCACTTTTGGAGCACGGGACCCTGTTCGGACTCAGCCCCGATTCCAGACTCAGGTGGATCGCCGGCACACCCTCTACCTCCGGCACCAGGTGGCCCTGGGGCTGATAGAGAGCGAGCAG GATCGGGGGCAGCAGCTCCGGCAGAAGCAGCGGGATCTGGAGCAGGAGGGCCTGGAGGCTGCGCGGCGGCTGCTGGCTGGGGAGCAGGTGCCACCCCCACAGGAGCTGGGCGGCCTCTTCCAGGCCTTTGTGGAAAGGGAGAGCCAGGTGTATGCCTGA
- the SCRN2 gene encoding secernin-2 isoform X2, which yields MASWSSDTPCSCDCFVSVPPASAIPAVIFAKNSDRPRDEVQEVVFVPAGTHAPGSRLQCTYIEVEQVSRTHAVILSRPSWLWGAEMGANEHGVCIGNEAVWTKEPVGEGEALLGMDLLRLALERSSSALEALRVITDLLAHYGQGGSCREDPTPFCYHNTFLLADRTEAWVLETAGRLWAAQRIQEGARNISNQLSVGTDISAEHADLRTRALAQGWWDGQSTFDFAQVFSLTQQPVRMEAAKARFRAGQQLLQQQQGGITAEVMMGILRNKESGICMDSGGFRTTASMVSILPRDPTQPCVHFLTATPDPSRSVFKPFIFGAGAAQAPQVLSPTFGARDPVRTQPRFQTQVDRRHTLYLRHQVALGLIESEQDRGQQLRQKQRDLEQEGLEAARRLLAGEQVPPPQELGGLFQAFVERESQVYA from the exons aTGGCTTCGTGGAGCTCTGACACCCCGTGTTCCTGCGATTGCTTTGTTTCCGTGCCCCCGGCCTCGGCCATCCCAGCTGTGATCTTTGCCAAGAATTCCGACCGACCGCGGGACGAGGTGCAGGAGGTGGTGTTTGTACCAGCAGGCACTCATGCCCCTGGCAGCCGGCTCCAG TGCACCTACATTGAGGTGGAACAGGTGTCAAGGACTCACGCTGTAATCCTGAGCCGCCCTTCTTGGCTGTGGGGGGCTGAGATGGGCGCCAATGAGCATGGTGTCTGCATTGGCAATGAGGCAGTGTGGACCAAGGAGCCAGTTGGAGAGGGGGAAGCCCTACTAGGCATGGACCTACTCAG GCTGGCTTTGGAACGGAGCAGCTCTGCCCTGGAGGCCTTGCGTGTGATCACAGACTTGCTGGCGCACTACGGGCAAGGGGGCAGCTGCCGGGAGGACCCCACACCGTTCTGCTACCACAACACATTCCTGCTGGCTGACCGGACTGAGGCGTGGGTGCTAGAGACGGCAGGGAGGCTCTGGGCTGCACAGAGGATCCAGG AAGGGGCCCGTAACATCTCCAACCAGTTGAGCGTAGGCACGGACATCTCGGCCGAGCACGCAGACCTTCGGACCCGTGCCCTGGCCCAGGGCTGGTGGGATGGGCAGAGCACTTTTGACTTCGCTCAGGTCTTCTCCCTGACCCAGCAGCCTGTGCGCATGGAGGCTGCCAAAGCCCGCTTCCGGGCCGGGCAACAGCttctgcagcagcagcaag GGGGCATCACGGCAGAGGTGATGATGGGCATCCTCAGGAACAAGGAGAGCGGCATCTGTATGGACTCTGGAGGCTTTCGCACCACGGCCAGCATGGTGTCCATCCTGCCCCGGGATCCCACACAGCCCTGCGTCCACTTCCTCACCGCTACTCCAGACCCATCCAG GTCGGTGTTCAAACCTTTCATCTTCGGGGCGGGGGCGGCCCAGGCCCCCCAGGTGCTGTCCCCCACTTTTGGAGCACGGGACCCTGTTCGGACTCAGCCCCGATTCCAGACTCAGGTGGATCGCCGGCACACCCTCTACCTCCGGCACCAGGTGGCCCTGGGGCTGATAGAGAGCGAGCAG GATCGGGGGCAGCAGCTCCGGCAGAAGCAGCGGGATCTGGAGCAGGAGGGCCTGGAGGCTGCGCGGCGGCTGCTGGCTGGGGAGCAGGTGCCACCCCCACAGGAGCTGGGCGGCCTCTTCCAGGCCTTTGTGGAAAGGGAGAGCCAGGTGTATGCCTGA